A segment of the Neisseria chenwenguii genome:
GGCCGGGCGCAGCTGTAGGCCGGATTATTGAATCCGGCCTGTTTAACTGTTCCGCCGCAGCGCCGCCGTCACATCCGCGCTGTTTAAGGCTTTCTCAAACATCGCGGCAAAGGGCATGGTGTCTTTGCGAGCGACGGCGAGGACGGTTTGGCGGCTGTCGGGGTTCTGCCATTCGGCAAACCACAGGCCGCAGGCGTGGGCGGCGATGCGCACGGCGCGTGCGGTGTGTTCGGCCTGCATCGCCAGTTTCAAGGCTTGCGGATTGCGGACGAAGTAGTCGCTGAGGCGGTTTTTGGAAACGGCATAATCGGCGCGGTCACGGTCGATGGGAATGACGCGCATGGGCAGGGTGTTGACGAGGTTCATCATGATAGGATGCCTTTCGTTCGGTTTCAGACGGCCTTTGATAATCGGGAGGCTGTCTGAAAATTATACGCCGCGTCGTCGGAATCGGCATGGGAAGGTGGTGCGGCGTGAGGCCGTCTGAAAAAACACAAGGCCGCCTGAAATTCGATTACTCTCGGCAAACGGTTTCAGACGGCCTTTTTACTAAGATTGTGTTTGGATAATACGTTGATATAGTGAAATTTTCGTAGGGTGCAAGCACCACCCTACGCAAAAATCAACATCGTTAAAACACAGTTTTATCAAAAAACCTTATTTAAACTCAGGCACTTCCATGTCAAACATCCGGCACGCGGTTTTGAGCATTTGGCAGCTGAACCCCCATTCGTTGTCGTACCACGCGAAAACTTTGACCATGTTGCCGTCGGTCACTTTGGTCAGCGTCGCGTCGAAGTGGCTGGCTTCGGAGGTGTGGTTGAAATCCATGGAAACCAGCGGCAGCCCGTTGTAGCCCAACACGCCTTTCAGACGGCCTGATTCGGCGGCGGCTTTCATCAGGCCGTTGATTTCTTCCGCGCTGGTGTCGCGGGCGGCGACGAAGTTCAAATCGACCAATGAAACATTGACGGTGGGCACGCGGATGGCGAGGCCGTCGAGTTTGCCTTTCAATTCGGGCAGAACGAGGCCGACGGCTTTGGCGGCGCCGGTTTTGGTCGGAATCATGTTTTCCACGCCGCTGCGGGCGCGGCGCAGGTCTTTGTGGCGCACGTCGGTCACGGTTTGGTCGTTGGTGAGCGCGTGGATGGTGGTCATTGCGCCTTTGACGATGCCGATGCTTTCGCTCAATACTTTTGCGACTGGCGAGAGGCAGTTGGTGGTGCAGGAGGCGTTGGAGACGACGGTCATTTCGGGGGCGAGTACGTCGTCGTTGACGCCGTAAACGACGGTGGCGTCAACATCGGCTTCGCCCGGAGCGGAAATCAGCACTTTTTTCGCGCCGGATTCGAGGTGGACGTTGGCTTTGGATTTGCCGGTAAACGCGCCGGTGCATTCCAATACCAAATCGACGTCGAGGTCTTTCCACGGCAGCTCGGCGGGGTTGCGGGTGGAAAAGTAGGGGATTTTGTGGCCGTTGATAATCAGATGGGTGGCATCATGGCGGACATCGGCATCAAAACGGCCGTGTACGGTATCGAATTTGGTCAGGTGGGTGTTGGTTTCCAAGCTGCCGCTGGCGTTGACGGCAACGACTTTCAGCTTGTTTTGCAGACCGTAGTCGTAGATGGCGCGCAAGACTTGGCGACCGATGCGGCCGTATCCGTTGATGGCGACTCTGATGCTCATAGGATTGTCCTCTTTAATATAATGGCTTGTAGGTTGGCGCGGAAAAGCAGGCGGAATTATAACAGAAATGTAGTGTGATGTAATTAATATTTTATTGAGTTTGGGTGCGAATCTCGGCGGTTTTTTTTTGAAATCTGTTTGAACGGGCTGTGTTTATCGGCTTTGGCTTTTCTTTATTGTTAACTAAAACTTTCCGTATCGGTAAAAATGGCGGGGATTTTGATTACATGGAGTAACAGGCAGATGGGGCGGGTAAGGCCGTCTGAAAATAAGAAACGCCGTTTGCAGGGGGGGGTTATATCCGCCTGTAAATATTCAATCTATTGAAAATATTTAATATTTCAGAAATACCGGCGTTCGGGCGGGTGTAAAACCCGCCCCTGCAAGTGTTTCCCGAGACTTTCAGCTTTTTTTGTAAAGTTCCATGTCGTCTGAAAGAAATCCCCACCAGTTGCAAATCAGACTTTTCGTTTTAAATGATATACTTTATCATTTGCACAAATTTTGTTTTCCATTTTTTTCATTTGAACCGCCATGAACGCTTTGTCTTCCATAACCACGTTCCAGCTTTTGACCGCTTTCGGCATCAGCTTTGCCGCCGGCCTGTTTACCGTACTCGGCAGCGGCTTGGTGATGTTTTCCAAAACGCCCAACCCGCGCGTGTTGTCGTTTGGTTTGGCATTTGCCGGCGGGGCGATGGTTTATGTGTCGCTGACCGAGATTTTTACCAAATCCAACGAAGCGTTTGCGGCGGCATTCGGGCAGCAGCACGGGTTTGCCGCGACGACGCTGGCTTTTTTGGCGGGCATGGGCGGCATTGCGCTGATTGACCATTTCATTCCCAATCCGCATGAAACGTTGGATGCGGAAGATCCGGATTTTCAGGAACGCCGCCGCAGCCACATCGCGCGCGTGGGCATGATGGCGGCGTTTGCCATTACGGCGCACAATTTTCCCGAGGGGCTGGCGACGTTTTTTGCCACGCTGGACAATCCCGAGGTCGGTATGCCGCTGGCGCTGGTGATTGCCATCCACAACATTCCCGAGGGCATTTCCATTGCCGCGCCGGTGTATTTCGCCACGAAGAGCAGGCGGAAAACGGTTTTGGCCTGTCTGGTCTCTGGTTTGGCCGAACCGCTGGGGGCGGTGTTGGGTTATGTGTTTCTCAAGCCGTTTCTTTCGCCTGCCGTTTTCGGCACGGTGTTCGGCCTGATTGCCGGCGTGATGGTGTTTCTTGCGCTCGACGAGCTGCTGCCGGCCGCCAAACGCTATTCAGACGGCCATGAAACGGTGTACGGCCTGACAACGGGCATGGGGGTGATTGCGCTGAGTTTGGTGTTGTTCCGTTTTTGATTTGCGTAGAAAGAGGCCGTCTGAAATCCCGCACAGGGTTTTCAGACGGCCTTTGCCGCGTTATGATTCAAACCGTATCCGGAGAAATAACCGGCTTCAAATTTCAAGCCCCTTTTCAGACGGCCTTACCGCTCTTTAATATGAATATGCCGTCTGAAAACGCATACAAAGGATTTCGAAAATGGCTGTAAACCTGGTTGAAAAACACGAAAACGAGCTGCGCCACATCGACGGCATACAGATTTACATCGGTCAGGCGGGCGTGAAAAAGCCCGACCACGACGATTTGACGCTGATGGTTTTGTCGCCGAACAACACTGTCGGAGCGGTCTTTACCCAAAACCGCTTCTGTGCAGCGCCCGTGTATATCGCCAAATCGCACCTGTTTGACGAAGACGGCGTGCGCGCGCTGGTCATCAATACCGGTAACGCCAACGCGGGTACGGGCGGGCAGGGGCGGGCGGATGCGGTGGAAGTGTGCGCCGCCGCGGCGAAACACGCCGGCTGCCAAACCACGCAGGTTTTGCCGTTTTCCACAGGCGTGATTCTCGAGCCCTTGCCGTCTGAAAAAATCATCGCCGCGCTGCCGCGTGTCAAACCCGCATCGTGGGCAGATGCCGCCCGCGCGATTATGACCACGGATACCGTGCCCAAAGCCGCCAGCCGCGAGGGCAAGGTCGGTGAAAACCACGTCGTGCGCGCTACGGGCATCGCCAAAGGCAGCGGCATGATTCATCCCAACATGGCGACCATGCTCGGCTTTATCGCCTGCGACGCCAAAGTTTCCCAGCCCGTGTTGCAGCTGATGACCAAGGAAATCGCCGATATGTCGTTCAACTGCATCACGGTTGACGGCGATACCAGCACCAACGACAGCTTCGTCATCATCGCCACCGGCAAATGCGGCCAAAGCGAAATCGACAACACCGCCGACCCGCGTTATGAGCAGCTCAAAACCCTGCTCGGCGGCCTCGCGCTGGAATTGGCGCAGGCCATCGTGCGCGACGGCGAAGGCGCGACCAAGTTCATCACGATTAAAGTGGAAAACGCCGCCGACCGCGACGAAGCCCGCAAAGTCGCTTACGCCGTCGCCCATTCGCCGCTGGTGAAAACCGCGTTTTTCGCGTCCGACCCCAACTTGGGGCGTCTGCTCGCCGCCATCGGCTACGCGGGCATAGACGATTTGGACACCGACCACCTGAAAATGTGGCTGGACGACGTATTGGTCGCCGAGCTGGGCGGCCGCGCGGAAAGCTATACCGAAGAACAGGGTCAGGCGGTGATGAACCGCGACGAAATCACCGTGCGCATCGACTTGCAGCGCGGCAAAGCGGCAGCAGCGGTTTATACCTGCGATTTGTCGCACGATTATGTGTCGATTAACGCGGACTACCGCTCGTAACGGCTGAGGCCGTCTGAAAAAGTTTTGGTGTTTGGGAACTGTTTTCAGACGGCCTTATCATCCGCAACATCAAGAGAATGGAGTAAATAAAATGTCCTACAAACTCAATGAATTGGAAAATCCGAAACCGCAGTCTTCAAGCGGAAATTGGGAGCGTGATACATTGCGCGACGTACTGCTCGAAGCCTACAAAGAACAGCGCCGCGCCCGAATCTGGCGCAATATCTGGCGCGGCGTGGCGGCGCTGCTGTTTCTCGGCTTCTTAGGCGCAGTCAGCAGCAGTGGCGACAGCAAGAGCCCGATGATGCAGATGCAGGCATCGGAAAAACATACCGCGCTGATCAGCCTCAACGGCGTCATCGGCGGCGGTTTCGACGACCAGGTCAAAATGCTGCGCGACAGCATGGAGGCGGTCTATAAAAACGGCAAGGCCCAAGCCATCATTATCCGCGCCAACAGTCCCGGTGGCTCGCCCGTCGTTTCCAGTATCGCCTTTAATGAAATCCGCCAACTCAAGGCACAACATCCGAAAATCCCCGTGTATGTCGTGGCGGAAGACATGTGCGCTTCGGGCTGTTACTACATCGCCGCGGCAGCGGACAAAATTTATGCCGACCCATCCAGCGTGGTCGGCAGCATCGGCGTGATCGGTGGCGGTTTCGACGCGACCGGTCTGATGGACAAACTCGGCGTCAAACGCCGTCTGAAAATCGCCGGCAGCAACAAAGGCATGGGCGACCCGTTTACGCCTGAAACGCCCGAACAAACCAAAATCTGGCAGCAGACTTTGGGCGACATCCACGCCGAATTTATCAAAGCGGTCAAACTCGGGCGTGGAGGCCGTCTGAAAGACGCCGCCAATCCCGACGTGTTCAGCGGCCGCATCTATACCGGCGTTGAGGCGAAAAAAGTCGGCCTGATCGACGATTTCGGCAACATTTACAGCGTCGCCCGCGATGTGGTGAAAACACCGAATCTGGTCAACTACACGCCCGAAGACGAATGGAGCAAACTGCTGGGCCGCAAATTCGGTGCGGAAGTAAAAGCGCAGGTTAAAGAGGCGCTGCACGGGATTTGGTAGGATTCGGCAAGATGCCCGATCTACGGTTATAGTGTAATGACTGAAAAAAACGAAATATGTAGGCTGGGCTTCAGCCCGGCCTACTCAGTTTGGTTTTTTAGAAGTTTCACTATATGTTCCTGTTTTTTAAACAATTCAAGCAAAACCCCGATGCCGTCTGAAAGCTGTATTTTCAGACGGCATCGGCTTGTCTGCCGTCTGTTTGCAGGCGGGCGGCGGCGGATTTGTCAGAATATCCCGCCTGCTCTGTCTAATCCTATATACGGCCGTCTGCAAACAAGCGCCGCGGCTGTATACGGCATCGACAGATTAACCAAAGACGGGAGTATGAAATGAAAACATTGTGCCAACGGTTTCAACAATCCGACATCGACATCGCCGTATTGCGTTTTTCCGTTATCTTTATCATTGCGCTGTTCGGTATCTACAAATGGTTTGATTTTGAGGTTGAGGCGCTCAAGCCGCTGATTTCCGGCTCTTGGCTCAATTTCCTTTACACGCTGTTCGGTTTTCACGGCGCCAGCTATTTTCTCGGCGTCGTCGAGGGCATCGCCTATATCGCGCTGGCGCTGGGTTATGTCAAACCCAAAATCGGCGTCGTCGGCGATTTGCTGGTCATCCTCATCGGCGTGGTGACGCTGAGCACGCTGCCACAGGTGGGTATGGACAGCTTTATCGTGAAAGACATCATCCTGCTGGGCGCGGGGCTGGTGTTGTTGAAACATGATTTCGGTAAGGTCAAAAAAGCGCAGGTCATCCCGGTTGTAAAAAATATAGTGGAGTGAATGAAAAACGCAAACTGCGCAGGCAGGGCGCCTGCCTCAGCAAATCAAATGCCGTCTGAAAACAGATGTTCAGACGGCATTTGATTTGCGGGGCGTGTTACTCCGCCGCTTTGCGTGCCCGACAGCTCCAGTTCCAAACCGAGCGTTTGCATTGCAGGTGGCCGACGCATTGCAGTTTGGTTACAGGGGGTGACGGACGGGACATCGCCTTCGCGCATGTTGAGGATGTCGGACGGGGTAATCCATTCGGGCTCGGTGTCGGTCAGCGGTTTGTAGGCGCGGTTGAAGGCTTCGACGACGAATTGCGAGCAGAAAAAGCGGCTGCTGTTGAACGGGGTAATCTGCACGACTGCCATCGAGCTGAGGCAGAAGAGGCGGATGTGGCGCGGGATGACGGGCAGGTCGCAGGCGCGGCGGGTGATGGAGTAGGGGATGTGTTTGATGATGCCGAAGGGATTGTAGCGGCTGCCTTGGTGTTGGCGGGCGAAGGTGCGGATTTTTTCAACGGCGCCATCGTCAAGGTCAGGCCGTCTGAAAACGGCGGTCAGGTTGGTTTCTTTGAGCGCCTGCGCCGACGGCTTCGGCGATTTCTCCGCTGCCCGGGTAAATCAGGGTATGGCTGACGGCGGAACGGTTAAACAGGCGCACGTTGACGGAAACCAGACTGCGCTCGGAGGAAAACAGAATATCGCCCGCGCGCAGGTCGCGTTCGGTAATGGTTTTCAGGCCTTCGGACGGAATGGTGCCGACGCGGCGGGTTTGTAAAACATAGCGGGGCTGGCCTTGCGGGGCGGTGCGTTTCTGCCATTCGGCGGCGCAGGCGGAAAGGAGGAAGAGGGCGAGGATGGCGGCAACGGGCAAGGTTTTCATGCTTTGTGTGGTGCTTGCGCAAATTTTTCAGACGGCATGTGTTACAGCTTTTCCATTTTTTCGGTGAGAAAATCAATAAAACTGCGCACTTTCGCGCTTAAAAACGCGCGGTCGACGTAGGCGGCGTTGAGCGGGTTGCCGGGCAAGTCATAATCGGGCAACAGGTGCACGAGGCGGCCTTGCTGCAAATCCTGTTCGACCGCCAAATGCGGCTGCACGCCAATGCCCGCGCCGGCGGCGGCCAGCTCGCGGATCATCAAGGTGTTGTCGGTCTGAATCACGGGCGTGAGGGTGATGTCGGAGGTCCGGCCGCTTTCGCGGTGGGTCAGCGTGAGGTGGCGCATATCGGTATAAGAGGGCAGAACGGCCTGATGGAGCACCAAATCTTCGGGCGTTTCGGGTGTGCCGTGTTCGGCCAGATAGGCGGGCGAAGCGACGATGACGAAACGGATTTCGGCCAGCGGGCGCACAATCAGCGAGGGTGCGGGCGTTTTGGAAACGCGCAGGGCGAGGTCGAAGCCTTCGGCAATCAGGTCGATGTGGCGGTTGTCGAGTACCAAATCGAGGGAAACTTCGGGATAAAGGTGGCGGTATTCGGTCAGCCAGCCGCTTAAAAGTGGGTTGGCAAACCAAAGCGGCATGGTCACGCGCAACTGCCCCTGCGGTTTGTCGACACCGCCGGCGGCTTTTTGCGCGGCGGTGTCGAGCGTGTCGAGCGCGTAGCTGCATTGGCGGTAGTATTCTTCGCCCGCTTCGGTAAGGTGGAGGCTGC
Coding sequences within it:
- the gap gene encoding type I glyceraldehyde-3-phosphate dehydrogenase, translated to MSIRVAINGYGRIGRQVLRAIYDYGLQNKLKVVAVNASGSLETNTHLTKFDTVHGRFDADVRHDATHLIINGHKIPYFSTRNPAELPWKDLDVDLVLECTGAFTGKSKANVHLESGAKKVLISAPGEADVDATVVYGVNDDVLAPEMTVVSNASCTTNCLSPVAKVLSESIGIVKGAMTTIHALTNDQTVTDVRHKDLRRARSGVENMIPTKTGAAKAVGLVLPELKGKLDGLAIRVPTVNVSLVDLNFVAARDTSAEEINGLMKAAAESGRLKGVLGYNGLPLVSMDFNHTSEASHFDATLTKVTDGNMVKVFAWYDNEWGFSCQMLKTACRMFDMEVPEFK
- the zupT gene encoding zinc transporter ZupT, with the translated sequence MNALSSITTFQLLTAFGISFAAGLFTVLGSGLVMFSKTPNPRVLSFGLAFAGGAMVYVSLTEIFTKSNEAFAAAFGQQHGFAATTLAFLAGMGGIALIDHFIPNPHETLDAEDPDFQERRRSHIARVGMMAAFAITAHNFPEGLATFFATLDNPEVGMPLALVIAIHNIPEGISIAAPVYFATKSRRKTVLACLVSGLAEPLGAVLGYVFLKPFLSPAVFGTVFGLIAGVMVFLALDELLPAAKRYSDGHETVYGLTTGMGVIALSLVLFRF
- the argJ gene encoding bifunctional glutamate N-acetyltransferase/amino-acid acetyltransferase ArgJ, yielding MAVNLVEKHENELRHIDGIQIYIGQAGVKKPDHDDLTLMVLSPNNTVGAVFTQNRFCAAPVYIAKSHLFDEDGVRALVINTGNANAGTGGQGRADAVEVCAAAAKHAGCQTTQVLPFSTGVILEPLPSEKIIAALPRVKPASWADAARAIMTTDTVPKAASREGKVGENHVVRATGIAKGSGMIHPNMATMLGFIACDAKVSQPVLQLMTKEIADMSFNCITVDGDTSTNDSFVIIATGKCGQSEIDNTADPRYEQLKTLLGGLALELAQAIVRDGEGATKFITIKVENAADRDEARKVAYAVAHSPLVKTAFFASDPNLGRLLAAIGYAGIDDLDTDHLKMWLDDVLVAELGGRAESYTEEQGQAVMNRDEITVRIDLQRGKAAAAVYTCDLSHDYVSINADYRS
- a CDS encoding S49 family peptidase — translated: MSYKLNELENPKPQSSSGNWERDTLRDVLLEAYKEQRRARIWRNIWRGVAALLFLGFLGAVSSSGDSKSPMMQMQASEKHTALISLNGVIGGGFDDQVKMLRDSMEAVYKNGKAQAIIIRANSPGGSPVVSSIAFNEIRQLKAQHPKIPVYVVAEDMCASGCYYIAAAADKIYADPSSVVGSIGVIGGGFDATGLMDKLGVKRRLKIAGSNKGMGDPFTPETPEQTKIWQQTLGDIHAEFIKAVKLGRGGRLKDAANPDVFSGRIYTGVEAKKVGLIDDFGNIYSVARDVVKTPNLVNYTPEDEWSKLLGRKFGAEVKAQVKEALHGIW
- a CDS encoding DUF417 family protein, producing the protein MKTLCQRFQQSDIDIAVLRFSVIFIIALFGIYKWFDFEVEALKPLISGSWLNFLYTLFGFHGASYFLGVVEGIAYIALALGYVKPKIGVVGDLLVILIGVVTLSTLPQVGMDSFIVKDIILLGAGLVLLKHDFGKVKKAQVIPVVKNIVE
- a CDS encoding C40 family peptidase — translated: MAVVQITPFNSSRFFCSQFVVEAFNRAYKPLTDTEPEWITPSDILNMREGDVPSVTPCNQTAMRRPPAMQTLGLELELSGTQSGGVTRPANQMPSEHLFSDGI
- a CDS encoding C40 family peptidase, with translation MKTLPVAAILALFLLSACAAEWQKRTAPQGQPRYVLQTRRVGTIPSEGLKTITERDLRAGDILFSSERSLVSVNVRLFNRSAVSHTLIYPGSGEIAEAVGAGAQRNQPDRRFQTA
- a CDS encoding LysR family transcriptional regulator, coding for MDTLLSLKIFRQVVQSGSFTRAAEQLDISVAMASKHISHLENTVKAKLLHRNSRSLHLTEAGEEYYRQCSYALDTLDTAAQKAAGGVDKPQGQLRVTMPLWFANPLLSGWLTEYRHLYPEVSLDLVLDNRHIDLIAEGFDLALRVSKTPAPSLIVRPLAEIRFVIVASPAYLAEHGTPETPEDLVLHQAVLPSYTDMRHLTLTHRESGRTSDITLTPVIQTDNTLMIRELAAAGAGIGVQPHLAVEQDLQQGRLVHLLPDYDLPGNPLNAAYVDRAFLSAKVRSFIDFLTEKMEKL